One genomic segment of uncultured Fretibacterium sp. includes these proteins:
- the purN gene encoding phosphoribosylglycinamide formyltransferase, whose amino-acid sequence MLSARIAVLVSGGGTNLQALLDARAEGRLRSGSIVLVLSSRGDARALGRARAHGVRAEAVERRAFPDAASFERRLLELLDEERIDVVVLAGFLQILSGAFVARYAGRIVNVHPSLIPSFCGRGLYGLKVHKAALDAGVRITGATVHLVDETPDGGPILMQKAVEVLPDDTPETLQRRVMEQAEWRLLPEAVERLCRDLGAPPQTSPREQAPLEPLLSFPRGGNAPPREGSMGVQGDTFPCQGVWGTESPNPGSLTVLLGGNRYPGRGIILGCAPDGRAVLAYFIMGRSAASRGRVLERSGDDLVIRLLSPERVADPSLILYAPIRVCGEHVVVTNGDQTETVCEALRNGSTFESALRTRSYEPDAPHFTPRISGLLTFAPSAPSKGGPGFGYRLSILKAGGAGECLRQFFEYEAVPAAGRLIHTYAGDGDPLPSFGGEPRAVPIPADIEAFSRGLWDALDAENRVALCVRYLTANGRGCEERLFDRHGKEERL is encoded by the coding sequence GTGCTGAGCGCGCGGATTGCCGTGCTGGTCTCGGGCGGGGGGACCAATCTCCAGGCGCTCCTGGACGCCCGGGCCGAGGGCCGCCTGCGGAGCGGCAGCATCGTCCTGGTCCTCTCCAGCCGCGGTGACGCCCGAGCCCTGGGCCGGGCCCGCGCCCACGGCGTGCGGGCCGAGGCCGTCGAGCGACGCGCCTTCCCCGACGCGGCGTCGTTCGAGCGGCGTCTGCTGGAGCTGCTGGACGAGGAGCGCATCGACGTCGTGGTCCTGGCGGGGTTCCTGCAGATCCTGAGCGGCGCCTTCGTCGCCCGCTACGCGGGACGGATCGTGAACGTCCACCCCTCGCTGATCCCGTCCTTCTGCGGGCGCGGGCTCTACGGACTGAAGGTCCATAAAGCGGCGCTGGACGCAGGGGTCCGGATCACCGGCGCGACGGTCCACCTCGTGGACGAGACGCCCGACGGCGGCCCCATCCTGATGCAGAAGGCCGTGGAGGTGCTGCCGGACGACACGCCGGAGACGCTCCAGCGCCGCGTGATGGAACAGGCCGAATGGCGCCTGCTGCCCGAGGCGGTCGAAAGGCTCTGCAGAGACCTTGGGGCTCCGCCCCAAACCTCGCCAAGGGAGCAAGCCCCCTTGGAACCCCTTCTATCCTTCCCGAGGGGGGGCAACGCCCCCCCTCGGGAAGGATCAATGGGGGTGCAGGGGGACACGTTCCCCTGCCAGGGGGTATGGGGGACGGAGTCCCCCAATCCCGGCAGCCTTACGGTGCTTCTGGGCGGCAACCGGTATCCGGGCCGGGGCATCATCCTGGGTTGTGCTCCGGACGGGCGCGCCGTCCTGGCCTATTTCATCATGGGCCGCAGTGCGGCCAGCCGCGGCCGCGTCCTCGAGCGGTCGGGGGACGACTTGGTAATCCGGCTCCTGAGCCCCGAGCGGGTCGCGGACCCCTCGCTGATCCTCTACGCCCCCATCCGCGTCTGCGGGGAGCACGTCGTCGTGACGAACGGGGACCAGACGGAGACGGTCTGCGAGGCGCTGCGGAACGGAAGCACCTTCGAGTCGGCCCTGCGCACGCGGAGCTACGAGCCCGACGCGCCGCACTTCACGCCGCGCATCAGCGGACTGCTGACCTTCGCGCCCTCGGCTCCATCGAAGGGGGGACCAGGCTTCGGGTACCGTCTGAGCATCCTCAAGGCCGGTGGAGCCGGGGAATGCCTCCGCCAGTTCTTCGAGTACGAGGCCGTACCGGCCGCCGGCCGCCTCATCCACACCTATGCCGGGGACGGCGACCCTCTGCCGAGCTTCGGGGGCGAGCCCCGAGCGGTGCCGATCCCCGCGGACATCGAGGCGTTCTCCCGCGGCCTCTGGGACGCGCTGGACGCGGAAAACCGGGTGGCGCTCTGCGTGCGGTACCTTACGGCGAACGGGCGGGGCTGCGAGGAGCGGCTGTTCGATCGGCATGGGAAGGAGGAGAGGCTTTGA
- a CDS encoding phosphoribosylaminoimidazolecarboxamide formyltransferase: MKELQLKYGCNPNQVPARLFVEEGELPFEVLNGRPGYINFLDALNGWQLVRELRKTLAMPAAASFKHVSPAGAALGIPLDEAEKRLFLTDLPGLDESPLACAYVRARGTDRMSSFGDWIALSDPCDAVTASVIRREVSDGVVAPGYSDEALAILREKRNGNYAVVRMDPGWEPPLLERRDVFGVTFEQRRNDAVVDPAVFDRPVARLRDIPEAARRDLTLALLVLKYTQSNSVCTARGGQTLGVGAGQQSRVHCTRLAGDKTDVRLLRAHPKVLDLPFRADLARPDRDNAINVYLSPAPEDVLAEGYWQRCFDRRPDPLTPEERRAWLSGMSGVSLASDAFFPFPDNVERARRSGVSYIAQPGGSIRDDAVIEACDRYGIAMVMTGQRLFHH; the protein is encoded by the coding sequence TTGAAGGAGCTGCAACTCAAGTACGGCTGCAACCCCAACCAGGTCCCGGCGCGGCTCTTCGTGGAGGAGGGGGAGCTCCCGTTCGAAGTGCTGAACGGCCGCCCGGGCTACATCAATTTTCTGGACGCCCTGAACGGCTGGCAGCTCGTCCGGGAGCTGCGTAAGACGCTCGCGATGCCCGCCGCGGCCTCGTTCAAGCACGTCAGCCCCGCGGGCGCGGCGCTGGGGATACCGCTCGACGAGGCGGAAAAGCGCCTGTTCCTCACCGACCTCCCCGGACTGGACGAATCCCCGTTGGCCTGCGCCTATGTCCGGGCGCGGGGGACCGACCGGATGTCGTCGTTCGGGGACTGGATCGCGCTGAGCGACCCGTGCGACGCGGTCACGGCGTCGGTGATCCGGCGCGAGGTCTCGGATGGGGTCGTCGCACCCGGCTACTCCGACGAGGCGCTCGCGATCCTGCGGGAGAAGCGGAACGGGAATTATGCCGTCGTGCGGATGGACCCGGGCTGGGAGCCCCCGCTCCTGGAGCGGCGCGACGTGTTCGGCGTCACGTTCGAGCAGCGGCGCAACGACGCGGTGGTCGACCCCGCGGTCTTCGACAGGCCCGTGGCGCGCCTCCGGGACATCCCGGAGGCCGCGCGGCGCGACCTGACCCTGGCCCTGCTCGTGCTCAAGTACACGCAGTCCAACTCTGTTTGCACCGCGCGCGGCGGCCAGACGCTGGGGGTCGGTGCGGGGCAGCAGTCGCGCGTACACTGCACCCGCCTGGCGGGGGACAAGACGGACGTTCGGCTGCTGCGTGCCCACCCGAAGGTCCTGGACCTGCCGTTCCGCGCGGACCTGGCCCGGCCGGACCGGGACAACGCTATAAACGTCTACCTCTCGCCTGCCCCCGAGGACGTCCTGGCCGAGGGATACTGGCAGCGCTGCTTCGATCGGCGGCCGGACCCGCTGACGCCGGAGGAGCGGCGCGCCTGGCTGAGCGGCATGAGCGGCGTCTCGCTCGCGAGCGACGCCTTCTTCCCGTTCCCCGACAACGTGGAGCGGGCGCGGCGCAGCGGCGTCTCGTACATAGCCCAGCCGGGCGGCTCGATCCGCGACGACGCGGTGATCGAGGCGTGCGACCGGTATGGGATTGCGATGGTGATGACCGGACAGAGATTGTTTCACCACTAA